In Saccharolobus solfataricus, a genomic segment contains:
- the sso7d gene encoding chromatin protein Sso7d: protein MATVKFKYKGEEKEVDISKIKKVWRVGKMISFTYDEGGGKTGRGAVSEKDAPKELLQMLEKQKK, encoded by the coding sequence ATGGCAACAGTAAAGTTCAAGTACAAGGGAGAAGAGAAGGAAGTAGATATAAGTAAGATAAAGAAGGTATGGAGAGTAGGCAAAATGATAAGTTTCACCTATGATGAGGGTGGAGGAAAGACTGGTAGAGGAGCTGTAAGCGAGAAAGACGCTCCAAAAGAACTACTACAAATGTTAGAAAAGCAAAAGAAATAA
- a CDS encoding phosphoenolpyruvate carboxykinase (GTP): MKSSLDFLNNFIQRDAVKKLESINNYPLIEFLNSVVKLCEPDSVYLITGSDEEKEYIRKKALESKEEIRLQTSGHTIHFDHPLDQARAREDTFILSDTKIPYVNTKPRNEGLSEMLTLLKGSMRGREMYVGFYSLGPRNSPFQILAVQVTDSPYVIHSENILYRIAFEDFSNNTKFLRFVHSKGEPDIKKRRIMIDLANNTVYSVNTTYAGNSVGLKKLALRLTIMKAVEEGWLSEHMAIVGFNGDKGIHYFTASFPSGSGKTSTSMIGNLISDDLAFIREFEGLPKAVNPEIGVFGIIQGINARDDPIIWEVLHKPGEVIFSNVLMTEDGDVYWEGSELPKPERGYNHEGRWDRESGKPASHPNARFTVPLTSFSNLDKNWDNPNGVIIDGIIFGVRDYSTLVPVVEAFSWSHGVITIGASMESARTSAVIGKSDELEFNPMAILDFMPISLSRYLRNYLNFGKRLRKSPKIFGFNYFLKDDNKFLNSKEDKKVWVSWAVKRVEETANAIYTPIGLIPFYEDLKALFKRVLGKEYGKEEYEKQFTIKLRKYLEKTERIIEIYLKFEDIPSEVINELKMQKERIVDYINKYGDSVSPFRLEKD, translated from the coding sequence ATGAAATCTAGTTTAGATTTCTTAAACAATTTCATTCAAAGAGATGCAGTTAAAAAATTAGAATCCATTAATAATTATCCTTTAATTGAATTTTTAAACAGTGTTGTTAAGTTGTGCGAACCAGATAGCGTATATCTTATAACTGGGAGTGATGAGGAGAAGGAATATATTAGGAAGAAAGCTCTAGAAAGCAAGGAAGAGATAAGATTACAGACTAGTGGGCATACTATACATTTCGATCATCCTTTAGATCAAGCTAGAGCTAGGGAAGATACATTCATACTCAGTGATACTAAGATCCCTTATGTTAATACTAAACCTAGAAATGAGGGTTTAAGTGAAATGCTGACTTTGCTTAAGGGTTCAATGAGAGGGAGGGAAATGTATGTGGGATTTTATTCTCTAGGGCCCAGAAATTCCCCTTTCCAGATTTTAGCAGTTCAAGTGACTGATTCTCCATACGTCATTCATAGTGAAAACATATTATATAGAATCGCATTTGAGGATTTCAGTAACAACACTAAATTTTTAAGGTTCGTCCACTCAAAAGGAGAGCCAGATATAAAGAAAAGAAGGATAATGATTGACCTAGCGAACAATACGGTGTATAGCGTTAACACAACTTACGCTGGTAACAGTGTTGGTTTGAAGAAGTTAGCTTTAAGGTTAACTATAATGAAAGCTGTAGAGGAAGGTTGGCTTTCTGAGCATATGGCTATAGTTGGATTCAATGGAGATAAAGGTATACACTATTTTACAGCGTCATTTCCCTCTGGAAGTGGGAAGACCTCTACGTCAATGATCGGGAATCTAATAAGCGATGATTTAGCATTTATAAGGGAATTTGAAGGCCTTCCTAAGGCAGTAAATCCGGAAATCGGAGTTTTCGGGATTATACAAGGCATAAACGCTAGGGATGACCCAATAATATGGGAAGTTCTCCATAAACCTGGAGAAGTGATATTCTCTAATGTATTAATGACTGAAGATGGTGATGTATACTGGGAGGGAAGTGAATTACCAAAACCAGAAAGGGGATATAACCATGAGGGAAGGTGGGATAGGGAAAGTGGTAAACCAGCCTCTCATCCGAACGCTAGATTTACTGTTCCTTTAACTTCATTTAGTAATTTAGACAAGAATTGGGATAATCCGAATGGCGTCATCATTGATGGCATAATATTTGGTGTAAGAGATTATAGTACTCTTGTTCCGGTTGTTGAGGCCTTTTCATGGTCACATGGAGTTATAACCATTGGAGCTTCAATGGAGTCCGCTAGAACTTCAGCAGTAATTGGGAAGTCTGATGAGCTAGAATTTAATCCAATGGCAATTTTAGACTTCATGCCAATTTCACTTAGTAGATATTTAAGAAATTATTTGAATTTCGGCAAGAGATTAAGGAAAAGTCCTAAAATATTTGGTTTCAACTATTTTCTAAAAGATGATAATAAGTTCTTGAACTCAAAGGAAGATAAGAAAGTATGGGTTAGCTGGGCAGTAAAAAGAGTGGAGGAAACTGCTAATGCGATCTATACACCTATTGGTCTTATCCCATTTTATGAAGATCTTAAAGCCCTTTTCAAACGAGTTTTAGGAAAGGAATACGGTAAGGAAGAGTATGAAAAGCAATTCACAATAAAATTGAGGAAATACTTAGAGAAAACCGAACGTATAATTGAAATTTACCTTAAATTTGAAGATATACCATCTGAAGTAATCAACGAGTTGAAGATGCAAAAAGAGAGAATTGTCGATTACATCAATAAATACGGTGATTCAGTATCGCCATTTAGATTAGAAAAAGATTGA
- a CDS encoding glycosyltransferase, giving the protein MIVSVTAEIGLDIGQNFAGGLGILEGDKFYAAARLGINYTVITLLYRRGYADGEGKQRELLSHLNKEWENEITVGDQRIMVEYLAYTLNTAKVIFANPLNTNLNDQLYVENSNDERFYKCLLLAKVAENYISERIGWDKVKFVDMQEACPAFLPLLRYFPRYRIVVHTPAPWGHPTFPSHLFKKEFSFEFPLDHVVMTDIGLSASIEGIVVSKKMLKHVSRTFPQHMHKIRAVTNGIEISRWRNPSLNMVKDLDDFMKKRIEVKRDSIKKLGKDTDKPTIAWLRRITGYKRPDFILRLIDDLKDDVFFIIGGLAHPKDYSAVEIERKFKEISDKRNNVIYIRGADANFMKLAIWASDIWTFTPYSGWEASGTSFMKAGINGIPSVASRDGAVTEIINDGYNGWLYGEDRDILLPFNVYDDNKEYEEFINKIKVALNKYYEVGYNAYKTFPAFCSIDRLMKEYGYY; this is encoded by the coding sequence ATGATAGTAAGCGTCACAGCTGAGATTGGTTTAGATATTGGTCAAAATTTCGCTGGAGGCCTAGGTATTCTTGAAGGAGATAAGTTTTACGCTGCAGCTAGATTGGGGATTAACTACACGGTAATTACGTTACTCTACAGAAGAGGTTACGCTGATGGAGAAGGAAAACAAAGGGAGTTATTATCCCATTTAAATAAGGAATGGGAAAACGAGATTACAGTTGGAGATCAAAGAATAATGGTTGAATATTTAGCTTACACTCTAAATACTGCAAAAGTTATCTTTGCTAACCCATTAAACACTAATCTTAATGACCAGCTTTATGTGGAGAATAGCAATGATGAGAGGTTTTATAAATGCCTTTTATTAGCAAAGGTCGCAGAGAATTACATTAGCGAAAGGATAGGATGGGATAAGGTAAAATTCGTTGATATGCAAGAGGCTTGTCCAGCCTTCCTTCCACTTTTAAGGTATTTCCCTAGGTACAGAATTGTAGTTCACACTCCTGCACCTTGGGGTCATCCAACTTTTCCATCTCATTTGTTCAAAAAGGAATTTAGTTTCGAGTTCCCACTTGATCACGTAGTGATGACAGATATTGGTCTTTCCGCTTCAATAGAAGGTATTGTAGTATCGAAAAAGATGTTAAAACATGTAAGTAGAACTTTTCCTCAACACATGCATAAAATAAGAGCAGTCACCAATGGGATTGAAATTTCAAGATGGAGAAACCCATCTCTTAACATGGTTAAAGACTTGGATGATTTTATGAAAAAGAGAATAGAAGTGAAAAGAGATAGTATTAAGAAACTAGGAAAAGACACTGATAAACCTACTATTGCTTGGCTAAGGAGAATTACAGGATATAAGAGACCGGATTTCATTTTAAGACTAATCGATGATTTGAAGGATGATGTTTTTTTCATAATAGGAGGATTAGCTCATCCTAAGGATTATTCCGCCGTGGAAATCGAACGAAAGTTTAAGGAAATTTCCGATAAGAGAAATAACGTAATTTACATAAGAGGTGCTGACGCTAATTTTATGAAACTTGCAATATGGGCCAGTGATATATGGACTTTTACTCCATACTCCGGCTGGGAAGCTAGTGGTACTAGTTTTATGAAAGCAGGGATAAATGGTATTCCATCAGTAGCCTCTAGAGACGGAGCTGTTACAGAGATAATTAATGATGGCTATAACGGATGGCTCTATGGCGAAGATAGGGATATTCTACTTCCATTTAACGTTTATGATGATAATAAGGAGTATGAAGAGTTTATAAATAAGATCAAAGTAGCGTTAAATAAGTATTACGAGGTGGGTTACAACGCTTATAAGACGTTCCCGGCTTTCTGTTCTATAGACAGACTTATGAAAGAGTATGGATATTATTAA
- a CDS encoding APC family permease: MTKLFVRETSGLTKNVSLLDVTMLNVANMGAGLAIFIGISPYIVEGAVLWIASLLTFLFTLPLVFLYTYFISRIPRTGGDYIWLSRKLNGPLGAIMGVALAFNMPPFFALSAFFSVSAINSVLLTIGTLNSQPYLVNLANNVFTTSNAVLAYGLAAVAFLIIILINILRPRWGYTLTSALGMFSLLGTLVAILVLTLNISDFHTVIQPFIKDFNLTVQLYKGPTFSLSSTFYMIPYFASFAYIWLYAGPAVASEIKNKSGIRYNLILGSLLTLIFITVPFLLMDVAAGYGFNYSLYLSGTYNFWTVAIALSRNYALEWFIGISLIAWEFFVMAFGVVVFARYVFAFSFDRLFPEVFSRLNKQGSPAYAHLLDFVVTLVFLAVPIISPNGYEALYSYTPLAIAYLVLVSIAGIRQALSERNLGMLISALLSIGFLGFMGYEAFTNPYFGVISDNGVPYWPGIAYITSLIGLGVITFVSSYYYRKKSGIDLRLVYKEIPPD, translated from the coding sequence ATGACTAAGCTGTTTGTTAGGGAAACTTCTGGTCTTACTAAAAACGTCTCTTTGCTAGATGTTACAATGTTAAATGTAGCTAACATGGGTGCTGGGTTAGCAATTTTTATCGGGATAAGTCCTTACATAGTCGAGGGTGCGGTATTATGGATAGCTTCGTTGTTGACTTTCCTATTTACTTTACCTCTTGTATTCCTTTATACATACTTTATTTCTAGGATTCCTAGGACAGGAGGCGACTATATTTGGCTATCTAGAAAACTTAATGGTCCTTTAGGTGCTATAATGGGTGTTGCGTTAGCGTTTAATATGCCTCCGTTCTTTGCATTGTCAGCTTTCTTTTCTGTTTCAGCAATAAACAGCGTACTGTTAACTATTGGTACTTTGAATTCCCAGCCCTATCTGGTTAATCTAGCTAATAATGTGTTTACAACTAGTAATGCCGTTCTAGCTTATGGTTTAGCAGCAGTTGCATTTCTAATAATAATTCTTATTAACATCCTCAGACCAAGATGGGGTTATACTTTAACGTCAGCACTAGGAATGTTTTCACTTTTAGGCACTTTAGTTGCAATTCTTGTATTAACACTTAATATTTCGGATTTTCATACTGTAATCCAACCTTTTATAAAGGACTTTAATTTAACTGTTCAACTCTATAAGGGACCAACATTCAGTTTATCTTCAACGTTTTATATGATTCCTTACTTTGCATCATTTGCTTATATTTGGTTATATGCAGGGCCAGCTGTTGCTTCTGAGATAAAGAATAAGAGCGGGATAAGATATAATTTAATTTTAGGTAGTTTGTTAACGCTTATCTTTATAACTGTCCCATTCTTGCTAATGGATGTTGCGGCAGGATATGGGTTTAATTACTCTTTATATCTATCAGGCACCTATAATTTCTGGACTGTCGCTATTGCCTTATCTCGTAATTATGCTTTAGAGTGGTTTATAGGGATTAGTTTGATAGCCTGGGAGTTCTTTGTTATGGCTTTCGGTGTTGTTGTTTTCGCCAGGTACGTTTTCGCCTTTTCCTTTGATAGGTTATTCCCAGAGGTATTTTCGAGGTTAAATAAGCAAGGTTCGCCTGCTTATGCCCATCTCTTAGATTTTGTGGTAACTTTAGTGTTCTTAGCAGTACCAATAATAAGTCCTAACGGATACGAGGCCTTATACAGTTATACTCCTTTAGCTATTGCCTACTTAGTTTTAGTATCAATAGCTGGTATTAGGCAGGCTTTAAGTGAGAGAAATTTGGGTATGTTAATATCAGCTTTACTTTCTATTGGGTTTTTAGGTTTTATGGGCTATGAGGCTTTTACTAATCCTTACTTCGGTGTTATATCTGATAACGGTGTACCTTACTGGCCGGGAATAGCCTATATAACTAGCTTAATAGGATTAGGCGTTATTACTTTTGTATCATCATACTATTATAGGAAGAAGAGTGGTATAGATTTAAGGTTAGTGTATAAGGAGATACCACCAGATTAA
- a CDS encoding IS110-like element ISC1190 family transposase — MEAPVAGIDVSKDKLVVYFQGKYYEFQNNKQGFEGVKQVLPKGCKVAIESTGVYHINLAKYLGKEYDVRIINPLVLKKFKNIRGKKSDKNDAKKLAELVISMGSEFTTSEAKELTSQWDFITRSIVRVKNRLRRDLILLGYKDSLSKKNLNEVLRGEDNIVLSEVRFLLDELERLEVRKREIEEELEDLVPKDSLIFTIPGIGRTLGCIILARVGDVKRFGDKKRFVAYCGLDPLVESSGKSVVSRGISRRGDAVLRRAFYLAALTAIKVNPIIKRFYEEHKENLKGKKLITACARKLAVITWAVLYYNKPFDANE; from the coding sequence ATGGAGGCCCCAGTCGCCGGAATAGATGTTTCAAAAGATAAATTAGTAGTGTACTTCCAAGGTAAATACTATGAATTTCAAAATAATAAGCAAGGTTTTGAAGGAGTAAAGCAAGTCTTGCCAAAGGGTTGTAAAGTTGCTATAGAAAGTACGGGAGTTTACCACATCAACTTGGCTAAGTACTTGGGTAAGGAGTACGACGTGAGGATTATTAATCCCCTCGTACTCAAGAAGTTCAAGAACATTAGGGGTAAGAAGAGTGATAAGAATGACGCTAAAAAGCTCGCTGAACTAGTTATAAGTATGGGCAGTGAGTTTACAACGAGTGAGGCTAAGGAGTTAACAAGCCAATGGGATTTTATCACAAGGAGCATTGTTAGGGTTAAGAATAGGCTAAGGAGAGATTTAATACTTCTAGGCTATAAGGACAGTTTGTCCAAGAAGAACTTGAATGAGGTATTGAGGGGGGAGGATAATATAGTATTGTCTGAGGTTAGGTTCCTCTTGGACGAGTTGGAGAGGCTTGAGGTTAGGAAGAGGGAGATTGAGGAAGAGCTTGAGGATCTTGTTCCTAAGGATAGTTTGATCTTCACGATTCCGGGTATTGGCAGAACGCTGGGTTGTATAATTTTAGCAAGGGTTGGTGATGTTAAGCGTTTTGGTGACAAGAAGAGGTTTGTCGCTTACTGTGGTCTCGATCCTCTTGTTGAATCCAGTGGGAAGAGTGTTGTATCGAGAGGCATATCTAGGAGGGGTGATGCTGTTTTGAGGAGGGCTTTCTATCTTGCAGCTTTAACTGCTATCAAGGTTAATCCTATTATTAAGCGGTTTTATGAGGAGCACAAGGAGAATTTGAAGGGTAAGAAGTTGATTACTGCTTGTGCCAGGAAGCTTGCTGTTATTACTTGGGCTGTGCTGTATTATAATAAGCCCTTTGATGCTAACGAGTAA
- a CDS encoding ISH3-like element ISC1359 family transposase gives MKHENTTKPAKFNRDFARSALKIIYSVLTKILFPEELLSALLKASGSYLSRLGKDGRRALRKLNAVQVEDVRDALRKMGRMTLRGVRDRRVAVDFHAIPQYHADKSFLSRIKPTKGTSWGLVQAAIFLLGRTRSFLDVIPVTVKNVAEGFKAVMEVIVKELEEDKLRLVMVFADREFAVNEVIRFLLELGLDFVISAKAQMYKKYKGMLQDVDVSFGGVRYTGFLCVRHGSGAYLIILRKEDGKIIAFLVRKEMDLYDAIVLAEMYRERWGIENAFRSLEEFRIRTRTCDVRKELVLVLLSYLLLNVWFLIRSWRKVKLWEFSVSLSNLLDREVRVEQERAFREVKTSFPQTPANPMHLLPAT, from the coding sequence ATGAAACATGAGAATACAACTAAACCGGCGAAGTTCAACCGGGACTTCGCCAGGTCCGCCCTCAAGATAATTTACTCGGTCCTCACTAAAATACTTTTCCCTGAGGAACTCCTCAGTGCCTTGCTTAAGGCGAGTGGGAGCTACTTGAGCAGGTTGGGGAAAGATGGGAGAAGAGCGTTGAGAAAGTTGAACGCGGTTCAAGTTGAGGACGTGAGGGATGCGTTGAGGAAGATGGGAAGGATGACGTTAAGGGGAGTCAGGGACAGGAGGGTAGCAGTGGACTTCCATGCCATACCTCAATATCACGCTGACAAGAGTTTCTTGAGTAGGATAAAGCCAACTAAGGGGACGTCGTGGGGACTGGTTCAAGCTGCGATCTTCCTCCTGGGGAGGACGAGGAGCTTCTTGGACGTGATCCCAGTGACCGTGAAGAACGTAGCTGAAGGTTTCAAGGCGGTGATGGAGGTAATCGTGAAGGAGTTGGAGGAGGACAAGCTGAGGCTCGTCATGGTCTTCGCGGACAGGGAGTTCGCGGTGAACGAAGTGATTAGGTTCCTCTTGGAGTTGGGCTTGGACTTCGTCATATCTGCCAAGGCCCAGATGTACAAGAAGTACAAGGGGATGTTGCAAGATGTGGATGTGAGTTTTGGCGGAGTTAGATATACTGGATTTCTCTGCGTGAGACATGGGAGTGGAGCTTATCTCATTATTCTGAGGAAGGAAGACGGCAAGATTATTGCCTTCCTCGTGAGGAAGGAGATGGATCTTTATGATGCCATAGTCCTTGCCGAGATGTATAGGGAGAGGTGGGGGATAGAGAACGCCTTCCGCTCTCTTGAGGAGTTCAGGATCAGGACTAGGACTTGTGACGTGAGGAAGGAATTGGTTCTCGTTCTGCTTTCCTATCTTCTCTTGAATGTCTGGTTCTTGATCCGCTCTTGGAGGAAGGTAAAGTTGTGGGAGTTCTCGGTCTCCCTCTCGAATCTCCTCGATCGGGAGGTAAGAGTGGAACAAGAACGCGCGTTCCGTGAAGTGAAGACGTCATTCCCCCAGACTCCAGCTAACCCTATGCACCTCCTTCCAGCTACGTGA
- a CDS encoding ISH3-like element ISC1439A family transposase, whose protein sequence is MQTIQVSKTELKSLAINLATININVISQDLDPEIVKAAPSLLTGNRGKYYLKVVRRGEKVISKGQRTFKFYPIYREVKGEINVVAVDETGLTVGEKEQEKAEGFLLYNWKRKGVKMRSLDLVYPLRLPLLVEVADLRSDSPSQFLLRSVREVSQYMEIDYVVADAGFLNLGVIKEMPVKTIVRGKSNLKGFKELSNVPLVEKRYEVKDKVYVAYRVLEFEGLYYYDVVYVKGKPRHFMFVTNFEGDPYELAELYRLRWQVEEGFKVRKARIRYVRKLSNKIFLFLYYTVLDSAWNLVNHLLFNFKSTCKKVLSFDSFVKLL, encoded by the coding sequence ATGCAAACCATACAAGTATCCAAAACGGAGCTGAAGTCCCTCGCTATAAATTTAGCAACAATCAATATTAACGTTATCTCTCAAGATCTAGACCCGGAAATAGTGAAAGCAGCGCCATCCTTGCTAACCGGAAACAGAGGAAAATACTACTTGAAGGTAGTAAGACGAGGCGAGAAAGTAATTAGTAAAGGTCAGAGAACCTTCAAGTTCTACCCAATCTACAGAGAAGTAAAGGGAGAGATCAACGTAGTCGCTGTAGATGAGACCGGATTAACCGTGGGAGAAAAGGAACAAGAAAAAGCAGAGGGCTTTCTACTCTACAACTGGAAGAGAAAAGGAGTAAAGATGAGATCCTTGGACCTCGTATATCCCTTAAGGTTACCCCTCCTAGTGGAGGTAGCAGATTTGAGAAGCGACAGTCCATCACAGTTCCTACTCAGGAGCGTGAGGGAAGTAAGCCAATACATGGAAATAGATTACGTTGTAGCTGACGCCGGATTCTTGAACCTAGGGGTCATCAAGGAAATGCCCGTGAAGACCATTGTGAGAGGAAAGTCGAACTTGAAGGGATTCAAGGAACTATCTAACGTTCCATTAGTTGAGAAGAGATACGAGGTTAAGGACAAGGTTTACGTTGCGTATAGGGTCTTGGAATTTGAAGGGCTTTATTATTACGATGTGGTTTACGTTAAGGGAAAGCCGAGGCACTTCATGTTCGTAACGAACTTCGAGGGAGATCCCTATGAACTGGCTGAACTCTATAGGTTGAGGTGGCAGGTTGAGGAGGGTTTTAAGGTTAGGAAGGCAAGGATAAGGTATGTTAGGAAGTTGAGTAATAAGATCTTCTTGTTCCTCTATTATACGGTTCTGGATTCTGCGTGGAATCTAGTGAATCATCTTCTCTTTAACTTCAAGTCCACGTGTAAGAAGGTTTTGTCCTTCGATTCATTCGTCAAGCTTCTCTAA